From the genome of Flavobacterium ovatum, one region includes:
- a CDS encoding PspC domain-containing protein, with the protein MNKTVNINLGGMIFHIDEDAYLKLTRYFDAIKRSLNNSSGQDEIIKDIEMRVAELFTEKQTSNKQVIGLKEVDDMITVMGQPEDYIIEDDSQLASNYNATSYTNNRKLYRDKDGGMIAGVSSGLGYYFGIDAVWIRIILVVLVFGGFGTGIIAYLVLWIVTPEARTTSEKLEMKGEPVNLSNIEKKVREEFDSVSHKIKNADYDKFGNQIKNGSEKIGNRLGSIVMAIFTIFAKFLGIFLIIIGLSTLFALLVGVFTLGTNVFIDFPWTSFVESGNFSDYPIWAFGLLVFFAVGIPFLFLTLLGFKLLAPNMKSIGAIAKYTLIAIWIIALALAISIGVKQASAFSNEGRVIQNEKLNLQPTDTLLIKFKHNSYFAKNIDESTDFRITQDSANSKVIYSNAIRFEIKQTNEKTAYVQVVREAKGTSQPEAHQRAEAIRYSFSIIGNQLVLDNYFVTDIKNKFRDQEIEITLYLPVGTIFKTDSSVQNYDRSNNIFFNLHFSSDNYHYQMTDSKVKCMDCPEDENNYDEDEYQNSSITINKDGIMITNDSTTKTKREFKGLKIDQNGIIIKTK; encoded by the coding sequence ATGAACAAAACTGTAAACATAAACCTAGGCGGAATGATCTTTCACATTGATGAAGATGCCTACTTGAAATTGACACGTTATTTTGATGCCATCAAGCGTTCCTTAAACAATAGTTCTGGTCAAGACGAGATCATAAAGGATATTGAAATGCGTGTTGCAGAGCTATTTACGGAGAAGCAAACTAGCAATAAACAAGTAATTGGCTTGAAAGAAGTCGATGACATGATCACTGTTATGGGGCAACCGGAAGATTATATTATTGAAGATGACAGCCAACTGGCTTCCAATTACAACGCTACCTCCTACACTAATAACCGAAAACTGTACCGTGATAAGGACGGTGGTATGATTGCTGGTGTATCATCAGGTTTGGGATACTATTTTGGCATTGATGCTGTTTGGATTCGCATAATTCTTGTAGTACTAGTTTTTGGTGGCTTTGGTACCGGGATTATTGCTTATTTAGTTCTTTGGATTGTAACTCCAGAAGCGCGAACTACATCCGAAAAATTAGAGATGAAAGGCGAACCAGTTAATCTCTCGAACATCGAAAAAAAAGTAAGAGAGGAATTTGATTCTGTATCCCACAAAATAAAAAATGCTGATTATGATAAATTTGGAAACCAAATCAAAAACGGTTCTGAGAAAATCGGGAATCGTTTGGGTTCTATAGTCATGGCTATCTTTACTATTTTTGCGAAATTTTTGGGAATCTTTTTAATCATTATTGGGCTCAGCACTTTGTTTGCTTTACTCGTCGGAGTTTTTACACTAGGAACGAATGTATTTATCGATTTTCCTTGGACTAGTTTTGTTGAATCGGGAAACTTTAGTGATTATCCTATTTGGGCCTTTGGATTATTGGTATTCTTTGCAGTTGGAATTCCGTTTTTATTCTTGACATTATTAGGCTTCAAATTGCTAGCACCCAACATGAAATCGATTGGAGCTATTGCCAAATATACTTTGATTGCCATTTGGATTATTGCCTTAGCCTTAGCAATTTCTATTGGCGTTAAACAAGCATCGGCATTTTCAAACGAAGGAAGAGTAATTCAGAATGAAAAACTAAATTTACAACCAACAGATACCCTTTTAATAAAATTCAAACACAACAGTTATTTCGCCAAAAATATTGATGAAAGCACCGACTTTAGAATTACGCAGGATAGCGCCAATTCCAAAGTAATTTACTCGAATGCTATTCGGTTTGAAATCAAACAAACCAATGAAAAAACTGCTTATGTACAAGTGGTGCGCGAAGCCAAAGGAACCTCACAACCCGAAGCCCATCAAAGAGCCGAAGCTATTCGTTATAGCTTTAGCATCATCGGCAACCAACTTGTTTTGGATAATTATTTTGTGACCGACATCAAAAATAAATTCAGAGATCAAGAAATTGAAATCACCCTATATCTCCCAGTTGGTACGATATTCAAAACCGATTCGAGCGTTCAAAACTATGACCGTTCCAACAATATTTTTTTTAATCTACACTTCAGTTCAGACAATTATCATTATCAAATGACTGATTCAAAAGTAAAATGTATGGATTGTCCAGAAGACGAAAATAACTACGATGAAGATGAGTATCAAAACAGCTCCATAACCATCAATAAAGATGGCATCATGATAACCAATGATAGCACCACCAAAACAAAAAGAGAATTTAAAGGACTTAAAATTGACCAAAATGGTATCATTATCAAAACAAAATAA
- a CDS encoding PadR family transcriptional regulator, with product MNIENTKAQMRKGVLEFCILSVLKEKDAYTSEILDTLKNAKLLVVEGTIYPLLTRLKNDGLLSYRWEESTSGPPRKYYGLTTEGQTFLNELNGTWTELSDAVNLITNKNTAS from the coding sequence ATGAACATTGAAAACACAAAAGCACAGATGCGGAAAGGTGTTCTCGAATTTTGCATTCTATCGGTTTTAAAAGAGAAAGATGCTTATACTTCTGAAATTCTAGATACCCTAAAAAACGCCAAATTACTGGTAGTAGAAGGCACTATTTACCCTTTGCTTACCCGCTTGAAAAACGACGGACTACTCAGTTATCGCTGGGAAGAATCGACCTCAGGACCACCTAGGAAATACTATGGCTTGACCACTGAGGGCCAAACCTTTTTGAATGAATTGAATGGCACTTGGACCGAATTGTCTGATGCCGTAAATCTAATTACCAATAAAAACACAGCGTCATGA
- a CDS encoding DUF4870 domain-containing protein, which translates to METKKENNIAAITHLSALGQYLFPFGNYILPLLIWNSKKGESTVIDFNGKQVLNFQFSVLLYTVILLLITIPIFLFTFFSGMSINAVLNDHEWIIKNLDIGNNISIITVGLLAIILLASLKIIEFIYIIYGTIKASNGEPFRYPFTIPFLK; encoded by the coding sequence ATGGAAACGAAAAAAGAAAATAATATAGCTGCCATCACCCATTTGAGCGCATTGGGACAGTACCTATTTCCCTTTGGGAATTATATCCTTCCGTTATTAATTTGGAATTCAAAAAAAGGCGAATCTACGGTGATCGATTTTAACGGAAAGCAAGTGTTGAATTTTCAATTCAGCGTTTTGTTGTATACTGTTATACTACTTTTGATTACTATCCCCATTTTTCTATTTACCTTTTTTAGTGGAATGAGTATCAACGCAGTACTAAATGACCACGAATGGATTATAAAAAATCTAGATATTGGCAACAATATTAGTATCATCACGGTTGGATTGCTTGCTATTATATTGTTGGCTTCGTTAAAAATAATAGAATTCATTTATATCATTTATGGAACCATAAAAGCTTCGAATGGAGAACCATTTCGTTATCCTTTTACGATTCCTTTTTTGAAATAG